A genomic segment from Rahnella aceris encodes:
- a CDS encoding type II toxin-antitoxin system RatA family toxin, whose protein sequence is MPQISRSALVPFSVEQMYTLVNDVDAYPQFLPGCTGSRILENSDTSMTAAVDVSKAGISKTFTTKNTLISNKRIDMQLVDGPFRKLTGGWDFIELSPDACKVQLSLDFEFTNKLIELAFGKIFKELAGSMVQAFTLRAKEVYSV, encoded by the coding sequence ATGCCACAGATAAGTCGTTCTGCGCTTGTGCCGTTCAGTGTGGAGCAGATGTACACCTTAGTGAATGATGTCGACGCCTACCCGCAATTTCTGCCTGGTTGTACCGGCAGCCGTATCCTGGAAAACAGCGATACGTCGATGACCGCAGCGGTTGATGTTTCCAAAGCGGGCATCAGTAAAACTTTTACCACCAAAAATACGTTAATCAGCAACAAACGCATTGATATGCAACTGGTGGATGGTCCGTTCCGTAAGCTGACCGGAGGATGGGATTTCATCGAACTTAGCCCGGATGCCTGTAAAGTTCAGCTCAGTCTTGATTTTGAATTTACAAATAAATTGATTGAATTAGCATTCGGTAAAATCTTCAAAGAACTGGCTGGCAGCATGGTTCAGGCATTCACTCTACGCGCGAAAGAGGTCTACAGTGTCTGA
- the smpB gene encoding SsrA-binding protein SmpB produces the protein MTKKKAHKPGSATIAMNKRARHEYIIEDEFEAGLALQGWEVKSMRAGKANITDSYVTFRDGEAFLFGATIQPLNVASTHIVCDPTRTRKLLLNKRELETLFGKVSRDGYTVVALSMYWKNAWSKVKIGLAKGKKEHDKRDDIKDREWKVDKARIMKHANR, from the coding sequence ATGACAAAGAAAAAAGCACATAAACCCGGTTCCGCGACTATCGCGATGAACAAACGCGCTCGCCACGAATATATCATCGAAGATGAATTTGAGGCGGGGCTTGCTTTGCAGGGATGGGAAGTCAAATCGATGCGCGCTGGTAAAGCAAACATCACTGACAGCTACGTCACATTCCGCGACGGTGAAGCCTTTTTGTTTGGCGCAACCATTCAACCTCTTAACGTGGCGTCCACTCATATTGTGTGTGATCCGACCCGTACAAGAAAATTACTGCTCAACAAGCGTGAGTTAGAAACGCTGTTCGGTAAAGTCAGTCGCGATGGTTACACCGTCGTCGCGCTTTCCATGTACTGGAAAAATGCCTGGTCAAAAGTGAAGATCGGTCTGGCTAAAGGTAAGAAAGAGCACGACAAGCGCGATGACATTAAAGATCGCGAATGGAAAGTAGACAAGGCACGTATCATGAAGCACGCAAATCGCTAA